The Pukyongia salina genome segment ATACTTAGCGAAGTGGATGGTGAGCGCAAACTCCCCATAGTAATTGGCGCCTTTGAAGCACAATCCATCGCGATAGCCCTGGAGAAAGAAATTAAACCCCCAAGGCCCCTAACCCATGATCTTTTTAAGAATTTTGCAGATCATTTCGATATAGTCGTAAAACAGGTGATCATCCATAAATTGGTAGATGGAGTGTTCTATTCGAGTATTATTTGTGAACGCGATACCATCGAAGAGATCATCGACGCCCGAACCAGCGATGCTATTGCCCTTGCGCTGCGTTTCAAGGCACCCATTTTTACCTATAAGAATATACTGGACAAGGCAGGTATCTATTTAAAGACCCAAAAGAAAAAAGAAGCAACAACCGAACAGGAAGAAGCTGTTATTGAAGAACTACTCGCGGGTGACGATAAGGAGTCTGTCGCTCCAAAACTAAGTGAAGATTTCAGTAAATTTAGTTTGAAAGAACTCAATGAAATGCTGGATCAGGCAGTGGCCGACGAGAATTACGAAAAAGCCGCTGCTATAAGGGATGAGATCTCCAAAAGGTAAAAACAATATGCAAAAATCACTCATGCTGTTATTGCTGGTTCTGGCCTTCGGAAGTAATTTCGGACAAGAGCTGGAAAAAACCTGGCACTTTTCGGCAATAGAGAATGAACAGGGCGAAACCCTGGTTGCTGTCGATCCCGACATCGATTTTTTAACCCTTTCGGAAGGAACCTTCAGCTATGAACTCGCTGCCAAGAACAACCTAAAGGCCTCCGGGGATTATATAATTCAGAATAATTTACTGCTGTTCTTCTACGTGCAACCCAACGACACTCTAAGAAGATACCGAATAACCGAACATACAGATAGTACCCTGGTTTTCAAAGAGGATCAGGTTATGTATAAATTCCGTTCTACGGTTGATTCCCCCCCTGTGGTTACCTCCACAGATCAACAACAAACGTTGGCAGTTGACCCTACAAAGGGGTTAGGTATTACGTTGAATAGCGTTATACGCGGAGCCATAGGAATGATCTTTCTGCTTCTTATTTGTTATCTCCTAAGCAGCAATCGTCGACAAATTAGCTGGCGCCTTGTTTTTTCGGGACTCGCCCTTCAGCTGATCTTTGCAGTGTTAGTGCTGAAAGTTCCGTTTGTTGCTACTATCTTCGAATGGTTTTCGGAAAAGGTTGTAGCGTTCCTTTCCCTGGCAGATATTGGCGCAAATTTTGTCTTTGGTGCATGGCCGGATCTGGCCGAAATTTTTCAAGTTAGGTTCGACGCAGATGGCAACGTAATAAAAGAATCCTTCACTATAGGTTATATTTTTGCCTTTAAGGTGCTCCCTACCATTGTTTTCTTTTCCGCTTTTACCTCTTTGTTATATTACCTCGGAATCTTGCAAAAGATCGTATATGCCTTTGCCTGGGTAATGAGTAAGACCATGAGATTATCAGGAGCTGAAAGTTTAGCAGCGGCCGCCAACATCTTTATTGGACAAACCGAAGCACCTCTGGTAGTAAAACCCTACCTGGAGAAAATGACCAAAAGTGAAATGCTTTGCCTGATGGTGGGTGGTATGGCAACCATAGCCGGGGGCGTACTGGCTGCTTTTATAGCTTTTTTAGGAGGCGATAGTGACGCCGAACGTGTGATCTTTGCCAAGCATTTGTTAACTGCCTCTATCATGTCTGCTCCTGCGGCTATCGTAATTGCCAAAATGTTGTACCCCGAAGTTGAAACGGTGAACACCAAACTTAGCATTGCCCGCGATAAAATTGGCTCTAACGTACTGGATGCCATTTCGAAAGGTACGACCGATGGAGTGAAACTTGCGGTGAATGTGGGTGCCATGTTATTGGTTTTTACTTCGCTTATGGCAGTTTTAAACTGGATCTCCTCGGATCTGGTGGGTGGCCCAACCGGGTTGAACGATAAGATCGCCAGCGTTACAGAAGGCAGGTATACCGAACTTTCCATGCAATATATACTGGGTAA includes the following:
- a CDS encoding bifunctional nuclease family protein, giving the protein MSLVRLNIKGISYSQTQNGAYALILSEVDGERKLPIVIGAFEAQSIAIALEKEIKPPRPLTHDLFKNFADHFDIVVKQVIIHKLVDGVFYSSIICERDTIEEIIDARTSDAIALALRFKAPIFTYKNILDKAGIYLKTQKKKEATTEQEEAVIEELLAGDDKESVAPKLSEDFSKFSLKELNEMLDQAVADENYEKAAAIRDEISKR
- a CDS encoding NupC/NupG family nucleoside CNT transporter → MQKSLMLLLLVLAFGSNFGQELEKTWHFSAIENEQGETLVAVDPDIDFLTLSEGTFSYELAAKNNLKASGDYIIQNNLLLFFYVQPNDTLRRYRITEHTDSTLVFKEDQVMYKFRSTVDSPPVVTSTDQQQTLAVDPTKGLGITLNSVIRGAIGMIFLLLICYLLSSNRRQISWRLVFSGLALQLIFAVLVLKVPFVATIFEWFSEKVVAFLSLADIGANFVFGAWPDLAEIFQVRFDADGNVIKESFTIGYIFAFKVLPTIVFFSAFTSLLYYLGILQKIVYAFAWVMSKTMRLSGAESLAAAANIFIGQTEAPLVVKPYLEKMTKSEMLCLMVGGMATIAGGVLAAFIAFLGGDSDAERVIFAKHLLTASIMSAPAAIVIAKMLYPEVETVNTKLSIARDKIGSNVLDAISKGTTDGVKLAVNVGAMLLVFTSLMAVLNWISSDLVGGPTGLNDKIASVTEGRYTELSMQYILGNLFAPVAWIIGVPAEDIVVVGQLLGEKTILNEFYAYASLSDLKNNGAITNYRSIVIATYALCGFANFASIGIQIGGIGVLAPSQRKTLAAFGIKALIGGTVAALLTATIAGMLIG